Genomic DNA from Paenibacillus borealis:
ACTGATGACAGTGGTTAGGGAGAACATATTATATTTGAAGGCCCGCAGATCCAGCAGCGGGCTGTCCGAAGCAAGCTGTCTCCATACAAACAAACCGAGGGAAATCACACCTGCAGCAAGTGACAAGAGCACCTCTGCGCTCGACCAGCCTGCGCTGGCCGCTCGGCTGAAGCCGTACAGCAGGGTTCCGAATCCGATGGTGGACAAGGCCACGCTGGTTAAGTCAACTTTTGGATAAGAACGCTCTGCTACATTTCTCAGATAAATAAATCCGCATACGATGACAATAAGCGTGAGTGGAAGCATGCCATAGAACATAGTCTCCCAGGAATAGTGTTCCATAATGTATCCGGCCAGCGTAGGGCCGATCGCCGGGGCGAAGATAATGGCGAGCCCGACCATACCCATGGCGGCGCCTCTTTTCTCACGCGGGAACAGGGTTAAGATGACATTGGTCAGCAGCGGCATAATAATACCGGCACCGGCTGCCTGAATCATACGTCCGGTAAGCAGAATCGGGAAGCTTGTCGCCATAGCTGAAACGACCGTACCCGCGAAGAAGATAAACATTGATGCCTGGAACAGCTCGCGCGTAGTGAAACGCTGCATCAGATAAGCTGTGATTGGAATCAGTACACCGTTAACCAGCATATAGCCGGTAGTCAGCCACTGGGCCGTTGCAGCCGTAATATTGAAGTCATGCATTAACTCCGGTGTGGCAACGCTCATTATCGTCTGATTCAGTGTGGCCAGAAAAGCCCCGAGAATCATTACGAAAAGAATAGGTCCCTTTTTGATGGAACTGTCTTTAATGTCTGTCTTGTTACTCACTATTCTCCATCCTTTCAAATCGCCGAATCATGGACTAAATTTACAGTGTGTTGTATAGTTTACAATGTATAAAGTAGATTATAGATGAAATTTTCATGTAATCAAGCAACGATTTCTGAAAAACTGTATATTAGTTTACGATTAGGCTACAACTGTAGTTTATATAGGTGATAAACGACATTTTAACGAAAAGTGTAGTCTGCAATTTAATCGTTGAAGAATGGAGTGGTTAAAATGACGAAAACTCCCCCGCACACGGACCCGCGTGTCCTGCGTACACGCCAATTACTGAGAGATGCTGTAATTGATCTGATGGAAGAAATGAGCATAGAGAAAATCTCGGTCAACCGCATCGCGGAGCGGGCCAAAATTAACCGGGTGACCTTCTATCTGCACTACCGGGATATCCCCGATATGCTGGAGAAGATGGCGGATGACATGGCTGAGGATGTGCTTCAAGTGGTAAGCGGTTATATGGAGAATCCGGAAGCGGCAGAAGGAGAACAATGGCCGATGCTGGAGCGCCTGCTGACGCATATTGCGGAGAATGCCAAATTCTATAAAATTGTGCTTACTTCGCGGAAGAGTACAATATTCACCGATCGTCTGTTCAAGCTGATGGCGGATATCATCGCAACCCGTGTGCAGAGAAGATTGGCTACCCGCGCCGCTTCGGAAGTAACGGTTCAGAAGGACATTGCCGTGTGGTACGGCTCAGCAGCCCTTATCGGTACGATCATCGCCTGGCTCCGGGAGGATATGCCATATTCGCCGCAGTATCTGGCCAAACAGATTACTTCGCTGCGTTCGAGCTAGGGAAGGTTCATCGGTCCAAGAATTGCCAATTCATCCCGCATATAAATAGTAGATATCACTGTGCATTGCGAATCTATTGATATGAGGTGGTTCAGGTGAAGAGGCAGGCAGGTCCAAAGCGGAAAAGAGTGCTTCCTGCAAAGCGCCAGGCTGTGCCCGGGGTGAAGCGCAGAGTAAAGGCTCAGACCGTCGAATTTGCGGTGTTTGGCGACAGCCATGTAGGATACGGAAACAGCTTGAGTATTTTTAAAAGTCTTTTGCCCAAAGCAGTGGGCAGCGGCAATAAACGCTTTTTCATCTTTGGAGGAGATAATGCACAGGCAGGAGCGGATCATGGGAATAATGCGAACGCATATTACAAAGAATTCAAGGATACAGTAACAAGTACACTTGGAAGCATCCCTTACAAAGCCTCTATAGGAAATTGGGAAGCAAGCACCCGGGCCTTATTTACGCAATACTTAGGGGCTGTTGCCGGACAGATGAATTTCCCGGGCACACAGGGCAAGGTGAAATATGTATGGCTTGATTGTGCGCTGGGACAATTCACTCCGGCAAGTATCAATCTGCTGCGGAATCTGGATGACCGGTATTTCTATATTATTGATTTCCACTGGCCGCTAAGAGTGCAGGGAATTACGGTTGAATCCAGCCATGTGCTCAGCGCAACAGAAACCTCCAGGTTCTTCTCGGCGATTCCGGTAAAAGCGAGAGACAAGGTTCTGGCCATCTTCACACATCATGGACATAAATTCTACCGGAAGCTTAGCAATATTAATCCGGGATATCCGAAGACGAAGTTCTTCGTATGCGGCTGCTCGGGGGATTATAAATGCAAGCCGAATGGAAATATGGGTTACTATAATGCTACATTAACCAGCAGCGGGTCCGGATATAAAGTCGATGCGTATACTGCACACTGAGCCTGTTCCGGCTCCGGTTATATTTAGTAGAGGAAAGAGTGTTCCTGCGGGAGCATTCTTTTTTTTGCAAATATAGGGCAGATAAGCAAGTTGAAAGCAGTTTGTCTGGACGATAATTGTTTGTTTTTGAGCTTTTCTTACATATATAACGTGCGTTGTAGGGTGGAAAATGGTTTATTGTGTGCTTCACTTAACTCATGTAATACTTAATGACATCGAAGGTGCTGGCAACAAGTTAAGTGGCAACTGGAGATAGGTTATCTAACATTGACAAGGGGAAAGGTGATGAGAGAATGACAACAAGAGGGTCTAAGAAATGGGCAAGCCCGGCAATAGCGGTGCTGATGGCCTCCACAATGCTGTTATCCGCGTGTTCTTCGAAGGAGGATACGGCGAGCGGGAATGCCGGTTCCGGTTCTCCAGAGCCTGCTACATTAAAGGTAGAGGTGTTCGACCGCGGGAATACGCCTTCCGGTTATACGATCTCTGACAGTTACCTGACCAGACTTGTGCAGGAACGGTTCGGTGATCCGAACAATATTGATGTAGAGTTCGTTCCTGTTCCCCGTTCAGAAGAAATCCAGAAGCTGAATGTACTGATGGCCAGTAAAAGCGAAGTACCTGACATCGTGTTCACCTATGATTCGGGAACGTTCAACCGGTATGCCGAGCAGGGCGGGCTTACGGATCTTACAGAGCTTATTGACGAATATGCCCCGAACCTGGAGAAGTTCCTCGGCGAGGATACGCTCGCTTACGGACAATATAACGGCAAGCAGTTTGCACTTCCGGGCAGAAGGCTTGTACTAGGCAAATACGCCGGATATGTCCGCCAGGATTGGCTGGATAAGCTGGGCCTGCCGGTACCGACAACGACCGATGAGCTTTACACCACACTTAAGGCCTTTAAGGATAAAGATCCGGGCGGGACCGGCGGCAAGGTGATTCCGTTCGGAGTAAGTCTCGCAGCCGCCCAGTATGAGCCGCTGATCTGGTCGTTCATTAAGCCGCTTACCGATGAGCAGCGGTATACGCTGACCCAGCAGCTGGGCTCAAGCGATTACCCGGCGCTGCTTCCGGGCTTCGAGGATGCGCTGAAATTCATGAATAAGCTCTATAATGAAGGGCTGATGAGCAAGGACTTCGGTCTGGATAAAGATAAAAAGCAGCTGTGGCAGAGTCTGCAGAATGGTCTGGTGGGCTTCTATACAGAGGATGCCGGTGAGCCGTACTTCACTTGGAATGACTTCTATGAGAATCTGCAGACCAATGTGCCGGGTGCCTCGATCACACCGGTCGATACCTTCACGAATGCTGCAGGTGAGCATGCCAAACCGGCCTATGCACCCAATGCTATGTATGTCATGATTCCGAAATCCAGCAGCAATGCTGTAGCGGCGCTGAAATATCTCGACTGGATGGCTTCGGACACGAACCTGTTCGATATCCAGTTTGGTGTGGAGAATGAGAACTATACTCTGGTGAACGGTGTACCGGTTGTTAAGCCGGATGCAACCCCTGAAATAACGGATCGCCTGTATAACTTTGGGGATATTGCAGTTATTGTTAACGGCAAATTCGCCGGTGATGATGCCAAGAATGAAGCGGCTTACATTGCCCAGACTCCGGAGAAGTTCCAGGCAGATATGAAGAAATCGGTTGAAATCTCTAATGTCGATACCATTCAGCCGGTGCGGTTCGGCCATCCGATTGAGGCTGAAGCGAAATACGGAACAGCACTGGCCGACAAGTTCCAGGAAATTATCGTGAAGATGACCATGATTAAACCGGAGCAGTTCGAGAGCACTTATGATTCAATGATCAAAGATTATATGGCGAGCGGCGGTCAGGCGATTCTCGATGAACGCACGGCGGCTTATAAGGAAATGACGTCCAAATAACGGACGGAGTATAGAAAGAGGCCGGTATGCGTTATGGAGGCCGGTCATGGCCTCCAGCCGCTGCCGCAGACCAAGGGCAGGAGAGGAGAGTGAAGGCAGTGAAGAACACGACTTACTTACGCAGAAACTGGCAGTTGTATGCTTTGCTTATGCTGCCGGTCATTTACTTCCTGATTTTTAAATACGGGCCGATGTACGGGGTACAGATTGCGTTCAAAGAGTTTAACTTCTTTGAAGGTATCGCCGGCAGTGAATGGGTCGGGCTGGATATTTTCCGCGAAGTCTTTCAGAACAATGATTTTTTCAAAGCGCTGCGCAACACGCTGCTGCTCAATCTGCTGGATCTGATTATTTCTTTTCCCGCACCGCTGATCCTGGCGGTTATGCTCTATGAACTGCGGATCATCTGGTTCAAGAAATTCGCCCAGACCATTCTGTATGTTCCCCATTTCATTTCGTGGGTCATTATCGGCGGCATCGTGCTGCAGGTATTCGGCACAGAGTCAGGCTTCATTAACAACCTGCTGACCGGTATGGGGCTGGACGCTATTCCGTTTCTCTCGAATAAGCATTACTGGCTGATCACGTATTTGCTGGTCGGGGTGTGGCAAAGCGCAGGCTGGGGAACGATCCTGTACCTGGCAGCATTAACCGGCATCAACAAAGAGCTGTTCGAGGCTGCAGAGGTGGATGGCGCCGGACGCTTCAAAAAAATCTTCCATATTTCTCTGCCGGGCATCAAAACAACGATTGCTACCCTGCTCATTATCAACCTGGGCAATATGATCTCCATTGGCTTTGACCGGCCGTTTATCGTCGGCAATGTAGCCGTCCGCGATTACTCCGAGGTGCTCAGTACCTTCGTATACCGTGTAGGCATTGAATCCGGACAAATCTCTCTGGCGACTGCAGTCGGGTTGTTCCAGGCGCTGGTAGGCCTGATCTTCCTGCTCGGTGCGAACTATGCATCCAAGAAGCTGGCGGATGAGAGCATACTCTAGCCAGTCCAAAGCAAATAGAGACGAGGGGGAACAACTATGAGCGAACGCGCATCTAACCGGATATTTGATATCCTTAATGTCCTGATCATTATTGTCGTAATTCTTGTGTGTCTGCTGCCCTTTGTTCATATTATTGCGATCTCGCTCAGTTCCAGCCGTCCGATCATGTCGGGCCTGGTGACTTTTTTTCCGCGGGAATTCACTTTTGAGGCCTACACCAAGGTCTTCTCCGATATGTCGATGATCCGATCACTGGGCTTCACGATTATGCTGACTATTCTGGCTACCGTGCTGTCGATGGCCATGACAATAGCCGTTGCATACTCCTTGTCCAAGAAGGAGCTGCGCGGACGAAAATGGTTCATGCTGATTATCGTCGTTACGATGTTCTTCAGCGGAGGCATTATTCCGGATTATATCCTGATCCGGAACCTCCACCTGCTGGATACCGTCTGGGCGCTGGTGCTGCCCGGTTTAATCAGCCCTTTCTATATGATTATCCTCATTTCCTTCT
This window encodes:
- a CDS encoding extracellular solute-binding protein encodes the protein MTTRGSKKWASPAIAVLMASTMLLSACSSKEDTASGNAGSGSPEPATLKVEVFDRGNTPSGYTISDSYLTRLVQERFGDPNNIDVEFVPVPRSEEIQKLNVLMASKSEVPDIVFTYDSGTFNRYAEQGGLTDLTELIDEYAPNLEKFLGEDTLAYGQYNGKQFALPGRRLVLGKYAGYVRQDWLDKLGLPVPTTTDELYTTLKAFKDKDPGGTGGKVIPFGVSLAAAQYEPLIWSFIKPLTDEQRYTLTQQLGSSDYPALLPGFEDALKFMNKLYNEGLMSKDFGLDKDKKQLWQSLQNGLVGFYTEDAGEPYFTWNDFYENLQTNVPGASITPVDTFTNAAGEHAKPAYAPNAMYVMIPKSSSNAVAALKYLDWMASDTNLFDIQFGVENENYTLVNGVPVVKPDATPEITDRLYNFGDIAVIVNGKFAGDDAKNEAAYIAQTPEKFQADMKKSVEISNVDTIQPVRFGHPIEAEAKYGTALADKFQEIIVKMTMIKPEQFESTYDSMIKDYMASGGQAILDERTAAYKEMTSK
- a CDS encoding metallophosphoesterase, coding for MKRRVKAQTVEFAVFGDSHVGYGNSLSIFKSLLPKAVGSGNKRFFIFGGDNAQAGADHGNNANAYYKEFKDTVTSTLGSIPYKASIGNWEASTRALFTQYLGAVAGQMNFPGTQGKVKYVWLDCALGQFTPASINLLRNLDDRYFYIIDFHWPLRVQGITVESSHVLSATETSRFFSAIPVKARDKVLAIFTHHGHKFYRKLSNINPGYPKTKFFVCGCSGDYKCKPNGNMGYYNATLTSSGSGYKVDAYTAH
- a CDS encoding TetR/AcrR family transcriptional regulator; the encoded protein is MTKTPPHTDPRVLRTRQLLRDAVIDLMEEMSIEKISVNRIAERAKINRVTFYLHYRDIPDMLEKMADDMAEDVLQVVSGYMENPEAAEGEQWPMLERLLTHIAENAKFYKIVLTSRKSTIFTDRLFKLMADIIATRVQRRLATRAASEVTVQKDIAVWYGSAALIGTIIAWLREDMPYSPQYLAKQITSLRSS
- a CDS encoding ABC transporter permease — translated: MKNTTYLRRNWQLYALLMLPVIYFLIFKYGPMYGVQIAFKEFNFFEGIAGSEWVGLDIFREVFQNNDFFKALRNTLLLNLLDLIISFPAPLILAVMLYELRIIWFKKFAQTILYVPHFISWVIIGGIVLQVFGTESGFINNLLTGMGLDAIPFLSNKHYWLITYLLVGVWQSAGWGTILYLAALTGINKELFEAAEVDGAGRFKKIFHISLPGIKTTIATLLIINLGNMISIGFDRPFIVGNVAVRDYSEVLSTFVYRVGIESGQISLATAVGLFQALVGLIFLLGANYASKKLADESIL
- a CDS encoding DHA2 family efflux MFS transporter permease subunit is translated as MSNKTDIKDSSIKKGPILFVMILGAFLATLNQTIMSVATPELMHDFNITAATAQWLTTGYMLVNGVLIPITAYLMQRFTTRELFQASMFIFFAGTVVSAMATSFPILLTGRMIQAAGAGIIMPLLTNVILTLFPREKRGAAMGMVGLAIIFAPAIGPTLAGYIMEHYSWETMFYGMLPLTLIVIVCGFIYLRNVAERSYPKVDLTSVALSTIGFGTLLYGFSRAASAGWSSAEVLLSLAAGVISLGLFVWRQLASDSPLLDLRAFKYNMFSLTTVISVMVTIVMYADMMLLPLYLQNARGFTAMESGLLLLPGAVIMGLLMPVTGKLFDRFGAKWLAIIGLLITILATLSFVNLTDSTSYAYLMLMSTGRRIGMALLLMPIQTLGLNQLPSKLNSHGTAISNTVRQVAGAVGTSLLVTVMTSRTTTHMKDMMVSGIQDTKEHMITAATIQGINDAYLVIVGIGIIGLLLSFFIKKVGQASEKEPEMKLKTAVAKEV
- a CDS encoding carbohydrate ABC transporter permease; the encoded protein is MSERASNRIFDILNVLIIIVVILVCLLPFVHIIAISLSSSRPIMSGLVTFFPREFTFEAYTKVFSDMSMIRSLGFTIMLTILATVLSMAMTIAVAYSLSKKELRGRKWFMLIIVVTMFFSGGIIPDYILIRNLHLLDTVWALVLPGLISPFYMIILISFFNSIPKSLEEAAEIDGTTHLGTLFRVILPLSLPSLATLSLFYAVGRWNGFQDALMYINRPDLYPLQLKLYQMIQNNQVSEMMQQEGLGMAQLMPESLKAASVVFSTVPILIVYPFLQRYFISGMMAGAVKG